The Coregonus clupeaformis isolate EN_2021a chromosome 26, ASM2061545v1, whole genome shotgun sequence genome window below encodes:
- the LOC121540303 gene encoding vesicle-trafficking protein SEC22b-B isoform X2 gives MVLLTMIARLADGLPLAASMQEDEQLGRDLQQYQSQAKQLFRKLNDQSPTRCTLEAGSMSFHYVIEKGVVYLVLSEASFPKKLAFAYLEDLQAEFHEQHGKKVPTVSRPYSFIEFDTYIQKTKKSYIDSRARRNLGSINTELQDVQRIMVANIEEVLQRGEALSALDSKASNLSSLSKKYRSDAKYLNTRSTYAKLAAGGVFLMLIVYVRFWWL, from the exons ATGGTGCTGCTGACAATGATCGCTCGGTTGGCGGATGGACTGCCGCTGGCCGCATCAATGCAAGAGGACGAACAG TTGGGTCGAGACCTGCAACAGTACCAGAGCCAAGCTAAACAGCTGTTTAGGAAACTCAATGACCAGAGTCCCACACGTTGCACATTAGAGGCTGGCTCCATGTCCTTCCA CTACGTCATAGAAAAAGGAGTAGTCTACCTAGTGCTGTCTGAAGCAAGCTTTCCCAAAAAACTTGCCTTTGCTTACCTGGAAGACCTGCAGGCAGAGTTCCATGAACAGCACGGGAAGAAAGTCCCCACTGTGTCTCGACCGTACTCCTTCATTGAGTTTG ACACCTACATTCAGAAGACCAAGAAGTCGTACATAGACAGCCGAGCCCGTAGGAACCTGGGCAGCATCAACACAGAGCTGCAGGATGTCCAGAGGATCATGGTGGCCAACATTGAGGAAGTGTTGCAACGAGGGGAGGCCTTGTCTG CTCTGGACTCCAAGGCCAGTAATCTGTCCAGCCTGTCAAAGAAGTACAGAAGTGATGCCAAGTACCTGAACACTCGCTCCACCTACGCTAAGCTGGCCGCCGGAGGGGTCTTCCTTATGCTCATTGTCTACGTCCGCTTCTGGTggctctga
- the LOC121540303 gene encoding vesicle-trafficking protein SEC22b-B isoform X1, with amino-acid sequence MVLLTMIARLADGLPLAASMQEDEQGSEKLGRDLQQYQSQAKQLFRKLNDQSPTRCTLEAGSMSFHYVIEKGVVYLVLSEASFPKKLAFAYLEDLQAEFHEQHGKKVPTVSRPYSFIEFDTYIQKTKKSYIDSRARRNLGSINTELQDVQRIMVANIEEVLQRGEALSALDSKASNLSSLSKKYRSDAKYLNTRSTYAKLAAGGVFLMLIVYVRFWWL; translated from the exons ATGGTGCTGCTGACAATGATCGCTCGGTTGGCGGATGGACTGCCGCTGGCCGCATCAATGCAAGAGGACGAACAG GGAAGTGAGAAG TTGGGTCGAGACCTGCAACAGTACCAGAGCCAAGCTAAACAGCTGTTTAGGAAACTCAATGACCAGAGTCCCACACGTTGCACATTAGAGGCTGGCTCCATGTCCTTCCA CTACGTCATAGAAAAAGGAGTAGTCTACCTAGTGCTGTCTGAAGCAAGCTTTCCCAAAAAACTTGCCTTTGCTTACCTGGAAGACCTGCAGGCAGAGTTCCATGAACAGCACGGGAAGAAAGTCCCCACTGTGTCTCGACCGTACTCCTTCATTGAGTTTG ACACCTACATTCAGAAGACCAAGAAGTCGTACATAGACAGCCGAGCCCGTAGGAACCTGGGCAGCATCAACACAGAGCTGCAGGATGTCCAGAGGATCATGGTGGCCAACATTGAGGAAGTGTTGCAACGAGGGGAGGCCTTGTCTG CTCTGGACTCCAAGGCCAGTAATCTGTCCAGCCTGTCAAAGAAGTACAGAAGTGATGCCAAGTACCTGAACACTCGCTCCACCTACGCTAAGCTGGCCGCCGGAGGGGTCTTCCTTATGCTCATTGTCTACGTCCGCTTCTGGTggctctga